In a single window of the Scophthalmus maximus strain ysfricsl-2021 chromosome 18, ASM2237912v1, whole genome shotgun sequence genome:
- the trmt6 gene encoding tRNA (adenine(58)-N(1))-methyltransferase non-catalytic subunit TRM6, protein MADNGDDDPQYTIKEGDHVVLKRGDIFKAIQVLPKKKVIFEKQWFFLDNAVGQLYSSTFEIVSGNLQPKKPKDTEGSSDAKEAGTDNRHIVDDGKSQKLTRDDIETLKEQGLKGQEIIQQLIDNSSTFRDKTEYAQDKYIKKKKKKYENTVKILKPSCRILAMMYHGREPGKICHLRYDALAQMLTLANIHAGSKVLVFETCAGLVLGSVMERMGGYGSVIQMYPGGGPGRAGMESFGLPAHFHDMLHDFPICHVNALLAGTLDTTAKDQSAVEKQSNMAADEEQNQPEVKQQVSPEEKSMETNTGDDAALDQETKERDQRREAKAEEKKVKLEEKRKKLAAVASLLEGRNADGLIIASRFHPCPVLMGLLKFLSPSRPFVVHSQYKEPLIECYTKLREQGGTVNLRLTDTWLRHYQVLPNRTHPLLLMSGGGGYLLSGTTVATDRAKPGGSQRSEEPAPKRQKLTDTEG, encoded by the exons ATGGCGGACAACGGAGACGACGATCCCCAGTACACAATCAAAGAGGGTGACCACGTAGTGTTGAAGCGAGGGGACATCTTCAAAGCTATTCAAGTTCTACCCAAAAA GAAGGTGATCTTTGAGAAGCAGTGGTTCTTCCTGGACAATGCAGTGGGTCAACTGTACAGCAGCACGTTCGAGATCGTGTCTGGGAACCTGCAGCCAAAGAAGCCCAAGGACACAGAGGGCTCGAGTG ATGCAAAGGAGGCGGGCACAGACAACAGGCACATTGTGGACGATGGGAAATCACAGAAACTGACCAGGGATGACATTGAGACGCTCAAAGAGCAAGGTCTGAAGGGTCAG GAAATCATTCAGCAGCTTATAGACAACAGCTCCACATTCAGAGATAAGACTGAGTATGCCCAGGATAAGTAcatcaagaagaaaaagaagaa gtatGAAAACACCGTGAAGATTCTGAAACCGTCCTGTCGCATCTTGGCCATGATGTACCATGGCCGCGAACCAGGAAAGATCTG CCACCTGCGGTATGACGCACTTGCCCAGATGTTGACTCTGGCAAACATCCACGCCGGCAGCAAAGTTCTGGTGTTCGAGACTTGCGCTGGCCTCGTGCTGGGCTCCGTCATGGAAAGAATGGGAG gctACGGTTCAGTGATCCAAATGTACCCAGGAGGTGGGCCTGGGCGAGCGGGCATGGAGAGCTTTGGCCTCCCTGCACATTTCCACGATATGCTGCATGACTTTCCCATCTGCCATGTCAACGCTCTGCTGGCTGGCACTCTGGACACCACTGCCAAAGACCAAAGTGCTG TTGAGAAGCAGTCGAACATGGCTGCAGACGAGGAGCAAAACCAGCCTGAGGTCAAGCAGCAGGTCAGCCCAGAGGAAAAGAGCATGGAGACCAACACTGGTGATGACGCTGCCCTGGAccaggaaacaaaagagagggaTCAACGCAGAGAAGCTAAA gctgaggaaaaaaaggtgaagctggaggagaagcgGAAAAAGCTGGCAGCAGTTGCCTCCCTGCTGGAAGGCAGAAATGCAGACGG GTTGATTATCGCCAGCCGGTTTCACCCGTGTCCTGTCCTCATGGGCCTGCTCAAGTTCCTCTCCCCCTCTAGGCCTTTTGTAGTCCACTCCCAGTACAAAGAG CCTCTTATTGAGTGCTACACAAAGCTCAGGGAACAAGGCGGCACGGTCAACCTCCGACTGACAGACACCTGGCTCAGACATTATCAG GTGTTGCCCAACAGGACCCATCCTCTGCTTCTGATGAGTGGGGGCGGGGGCTACCTCCTCTCAGGGACAACGGTTGCCACGGACCGCGCCAAACCCGGGGGCTCCCAGCGATCTGAGGAACCAGCACcaaagagacagaaactgaCAGACACCGAGGgataa